ATCTTATAATATATCATCTGGGGCAACAAAAGTTTGATCATTACAAAGTATTTATAAATACAAATTCAATTTAACAAATTTTGTAGCATAAACATTTTGTATTGTTAGACTAATTGTTCATCATATTGAAATTTATGTCTGTCTTACATTTTGGGACGAAGGGCGTATTGCagaacagttttttttttccccAGATAACGGGCATAAATGTAATACTACAACACAAAATGTAAGATAGACAGAGATTTTTAAACTCAGACAGCTTCGACATCATTAGTTTCATGTGTTGTAGTGCTGTTATCTGAGTTCAAAGATGTTCATGTGCTAAGTTTGCCGACGAGATGTTGAGCAAAGGACATAGATATACGTACCATTCCATTCATATGGAAGACAAACGCAAGCAGCACGGCCATGGGGATGCCTGCCAAGTAGAACGCGCCGAGATTAACGACAGCGCCGATCTTTTGCTTGCCGCAGCCTGTGAGCACACCTGGAAAAGTGAAATGCACAAGATTACTACTACTCTGATTCTCATCTAATCAGGGCTCGTCTAGCTCCTGATTCGTGCTATGTAATCTGAACTCTTCTCTGAATTTTAATGAAATCCAGGCGGCGAATCTCTCCCCTCCGTAGTtcctttaaaaaaaaactaatactcTGATTCCCCAAAATTATTGCTCATGATGCATTTCAGTTTCAGATTTGGTTGGCCACCTGAGAGCGAGCCGTGAAGGCCATCTATGAAGAAAGATATCCCAAGAACCGGCATCATTTTAGCAATGTATGCCACAACTTCCTGCTCATTGCGATACATCTGTCCCCAGACACTGCGTAGCAGGATCATGGCCATGGGCAGAATGAATCCTGAAGATAAGGCCATGCACATGACTACCCTCATAGCCAACTTTGCTGCCTGAGGCTGCCCGGCACCAAGTTTGTTCGAAACACGGGTGCTGCATGGAGCAAGAAGAGACAATTGGCCCATCAAACTATAATTGTATAATATAATGCCTGTAAATATAGGAGTATAGGGTGATAATAATTGAATTGGGGGACAGGCAGCAAGTCATCTAATGGAATAACTAAGCCCCAATGGTACCATGAAGAGCAGAATCGAAGTGTTAAGGCTGCAGAATTGAACACTGTTTGGTTAGCTAGATCAGACATCAGAGTTTGTTGTGTCTTTTCTGAATCTTGACTTGTGAGTGTGATCATACCAAATTGACAGCACTGAAGTCTCTAGCTGAGGATTCGGCAAAAGACCAGACAGCAGGACAATGATTTCAAAAGCCCAAAACTCCACGCTGCACCAAAGAAAGGACATTGTTTATATCTCAACAAATATATGGTGCAGCAGCCGATCATCAGACGTGTGCAAAGAAGATCACATCGTTAATCTTACCATATCATAAACGCAGACGGCACGGCAAGATTGGCGAACTGACGCAGCTCCTTAAACCCCTCCACGGAGAAGCCGTTCCATGTCCTCTCGCAGGCGCCCGACAGCCTGACGTACAGGGCCAGGATCACCAGGTTGAGGCCATACGAGACGGCGTTGCTCAGCGCGGCGCCCTTGCTCCCCATGCCGGCCTTGTGCACCAGCGCCCAGCACACGGCGAGGTGGCAGAGCGTCGTGGCGCCCGAGCTCGCCATGACGGGCAGGACGAGGCTCTGCGTCTGCAGGAACCGTACGTGGCACTGCAGCGGCACGTACAGCGCGAGCGACGGCATGAGCCACCGTGCGTAGGCGACGGCGGGGTCCTGGCGGAGGAACACGAGGATCCGGCCGGCGTTCGCCCAGACGAAGGCGAAGGGGACGCAGGCCAGCCCGATCACCAGCATCGCGCGCTGCTTGTAGACGCCCAGGAGGTGGTACTGCCGCACGCCGAACGCCTGGCCGCAGAGCGTGTCCAGCGCAAACGCCATGCCGATCTGCGAGAGCCATATATATGCGAATTAAGGCGAGGCAAACAATAATTAATCAGTCAGAATAATGGCCGGCGCGCGCGTGCGTACGATGATGTTCAAGCCGGTGGCGCTGGTGACGGAGATGGCGAGGGAGGCGCCGGCGAGATGAAGCTCGCCGAGGTGGCCGACGAACATGAGGGACACTACGTTGACGGCGTTCTGCAGGAAGCAGCTGGCGACCATCGGCCCGGCGAGGCGCGCTAGCCGCTTCGCCTCGGCCCCGGCGAGGCCCTGCCAGCACCAGAACCAATGTGATGAGCCTTCCGCAACCGAGGGCGGCCGCGTCTCGAGGAGCGCCATGCGTGCCTCATGGGCCATTGGGGACACTGATTCGGTTGATGACCTCCGATCCCAACTCCCAAGGGTTGTTGATGCAGTTGTAGGTGG
This DNA window, taken from Miscanthus floridulus cultivar M001 chromosome 13, ASM1932011v1, whole genome shotgun sequence, encodes the following:
- the LOC136501649 gene encoding protein DETOXIFICATION 16-like isoform X2, which produces MAHEARMALLETRPPSVAEGSSHWFWCWQGLAGAEAKRLARLAGPMVASCFLQNAVNVVSLMFVGHLGELHLAGASLAISVTSATGLNIIIGMAFALDTLCGQAFGVRQYHLLGVYKQRAMLVIGLACVPFAFVWANAGRILVFLRQDPAVAYARWLMPSLALYVPLQCHVRFLQTQSLVLPVMASSGATTLCHLAVCWALVHKAGMGSKGAALSNAVSYGLNLVILALYVRLSGACERTWNGFSVEGFKELRQFANLAVPSAFMICVEFWAFEIIVLLSGLLPNPQLETSVLSICLNTSILLFMVPLGLSYSISTRVSNKLGAGQPQAAKLAMRVVMCMALSSGFILPMAMILLRSVWGQMYRNEQEVVAYIAKMMPVLGISFFIDGLHGSLSGVLTGCGKQKIGAVVNLGAFYLAGIPMAVLLAFVFHMNGMGLWLGMVVCGSLTKALSFASVAWFIDWNEEAVKAKDRVFTSSLPVAHEI
- the LOC136501649 gene encoding protein DETOXIFICATION 16-like isoform X1; this encodes MAHEARMALLETRPPSVAEGSSHWFWCWQGLAGAEAKRLARLAGPMVASCFLQNAVNVVSLMFVGHLGELHLAGASLAISVTSATGLNIIIGMAFALDTLCGQAFGVRQYHLLGVYKQRAMLVIGLACVPFAFVWANAGRILVFLRQDPAVAYARWLMPSLALYVPLQCHVRFLQTQSLVLPVMASSGATTLCHLAVCWALVHKAGMGSKGAALSNAVSYGLNLVILALYVRLSGACERTWNGFSVEGFKELRQFANLAVPSAFMICVEFWAFEIIVLLSGLLPNPQLETSVLSICTRVSNKLGAGQPQAAKLAMRVVMCMALSSGFILPMAMILLRSVWGQMYRNEQEVVAYIAKMMPVLGISFFIDGLHGSLSGVLTGCGKQKIGAVVNLGAFYLAGIPMAVLLAFVFHMNGMGLWLGMVVCGSLTKALSFASVAWFIDWNEEAVKAKDRVFTSSLPVAHEI